TCCGAGACCGAGGCCGGCGGCGTTGAACTCGAGGCCGGTCGGCGAGCGGTAGTTCCCCGGCTCGGGAACGGCGAACTCACCCGCGAGCATGGCGGTCAGCCGCTCGGGGTCGATGCCGACGCCGCTGTCTTCGATCTTGATCCGCAGCTGACCCCCGTGCTCCTTGGCCTGGATGCGCACGCGGCCGCCATCGGGAGTGAAGCGGATGCCGTTCGTGATGAGCTGCACCAGCGCCTTTTCGAGTCCGGCGCCGTCGGCTTCGATGGTGGTGAGGCCGGGATCGCAATCGAGCGTCAGTTCGACCTTCCGGCTGACGCCGGCGGTGCTGGCCAGCGCGACGGCGCGGCGCAGCAGCGCGGGGACATCATGGGTGCCGAAGTTCGGCACCACACGCTCGCTCTTCACCCGCGCGAATTGCGCGGCGTCCTCGGCAAGGCGGGTGAGACGCTCGAGGTGCCGTTGCATGGTCTCGAGCACGTCCTTCTGCTGGTCGTTGACGGGCCCGAGCTGTCCGCCCGCCAGCAGATCGCGGTAGCCGATCAGAACGCTGATCGGCGTGCGCAGCTCGTGCGAGGCGATGCTGAGGAAGTGGCTCTTGAGCCGCGTCGCCTGCTCGAGGCTGCCGAGATAGGTGCGCTCGCGCTGCCGCATCTCCTCGAAGCGCTCCGCCAGATAGCCGAGCTCGTCGCCACGCGTGATGTTGAGCGGATGGTCGTAGTTGCCCTTCTCCATCTCGCGGGCCCCGCGCACCAGGCTCTGGACGGGCCGAAGGATCTGTCCGCTGAAAAGGAGCCCGGTGAGCAGCGCTGCGAGGAGCGCGATCAACGCGAGCACCACCATGTCCTTCTCCATCGCGTGGAGGAACGCGGTCTCGGCATCGAACGCGCGCTGGATGACGTAGAGCTGCTGGTCCGTGGGATCGGAGAGCGGGATGCGCCTCACCAGCGTCAGGTAGGTGTTGTGCGAGGCCTTCACCTGCTGGACCGTCATCGCGCTGATGTCGGTGAGGGGGTTCCGGCGCCAGCCACGCACCGCCATCATCAGCGCGCCGCGGTCGCCCGGCGACTCGAGCGAGGAGCCGGTCACGACGGCACCCGCGATGAACGTGACCTCGCACTGCATCTGAGACCGCAGGTCGCGCGCCAGCGCAGCGCCGATTTCGTCAGCCAGCACGAGGACGCCGACCACCTGGCCATTGCCAATGACCGGCACCAGCGCCGCCTGGT
This sequence is a window from Candidatus Eisenbacteria bacterium. Protein-coding genes within it:
- a CDS encoding histidine kinase dimerization/phospho-acceptor domain-containing protein, with the translated sequence MRVSLRQKILFLALFTPATLGLATLFTVSRNVNKHVQSSSIHESLEHTEAVFENMMRARSRALVGDGRVIARDPRFFSLLMLGRDQRDAHFTSTVQGMAKDFHRIVQASIFEIYDRRGKLLVSVGQAKSGLAFNDPSMRAALQGRTPQVVLARQKNPYQAALVPVIGNGQVVGVLVLADEIGAALARDLRSQMQCEVTFIAGAVVTGSSLESPGDRGALMMAVRGWRRNPLTDISAMTVQQVKASHNTYLTLVRRIPLSDPTDQQLYVIQRAFDAETAFLHAMEKDMVVLALIALLAALLTGLLFSGQILRPVQSLVRGAREMEKGNYDHPLNITRGDELGYLAERFEEMRQRERTYLGSLEQATRLKSHFLSIASHELRTPISVLIGYRDLLAGGQLGPVNDQQKDVLETMQRHLERLTRLAEDAAQFARVKSERVVPNFGTHDVPALLRRAVALASTAGVSRKVELTLDCDPGLTTIEADGAGLEKALVQLITNGIRFTPDGGRVRIQAKEHGGQLRIKIEDSGVGIDPERLTAMLAGEFAVPEPGNYRSPTGLEFNAAGLGLG